One window of the Streptomyces asoensis genome contains the following:
- a CDS encoding sugar ABC transporter ATP-binding protein: MAEPRPVLEMTGIVKEFPGVRALSDVDFRLFPGEIHALMGENGAGKSTLIKVLTGVYSLDGGTITLDGKAVRIASPLEAQQAGISTVYQEVNLCPNLSVAENIFIGREPTRLGRIQWKQLRRQAAELVDRLGLDIDVTAPLSSYPLAVQQLVAIVRSLGTGDGAGGGEGPGTKVLILDEPTSSLDRDEVLQLFALMRRLKDEGVAILFVSHFLDQIYEVCDRMTVLRNGTLVGEHLVRDLDQVGLVQLMLGKAMGQLDELHEHQLHSDAGETLLEADGLGRTGGIAPFDMEIKKGEVIGLAGLLGSGRTELARLLFGADQPDTGKVSIGGKQVSMSAPNDAINAGVAFCSENRKSEGLVPDLTVRENIILALQAARGWTRPIPVAQRDELVAKYIKALDIRPANPEARVGQLSGGNQQKVLLARWLITQPKLLILDEPTRGIDIGAKAEIQKLVVSLSEDGMSVLYIAAELEEVLRLSHTIGVLRDRRLVAQIANGPEITTSRILETIASGEHQ; encoded by the coding sequence ATGGCAGAGCCACGGCCCGTCCTGGAAATGACGGGCATAGTCAAGGAGTTTCCGGGGGTACGGGCTCTGTCGGACGTCGACTTCCGGCTCTTCCCCGGCGAGATCCACGCCCTGATGGGCGAGAACGGCGCGGGCAAGTCCACCCTCATCAAGGTGCTCACGGGGGTCTACTCCCTGGACGGCGGCACGATCACGCTGGACGGCAAGGCCGTGCGGATCGCCAGCCCGCTGGAGGCCCAGCAGGCCGGCATCAGCACCGTCTACCAGGAGGTCAACCTCTGCCCCAACCTGTCGGTGGCGGAGAACATCTTCATCGGGCGTGAACCGACCCGTCTGGGCCGCATCCAGTGGAAGCAACTGCGCCGGCAGGCGGCGGAGCTGGTGGACCGGCTCGGACTCGACATCGACGTCACCGCCCCCCTGTCCTCGTACCCGCTGGCCGTGCAGCAACTGGTCGCGATCGTCCGGTCGTTGGGCACCGGCGACGGCGCGGGCGGCGGCGAGGGGCCGGGCACCAAGGTGCTGATCCTCGACGAGCCGACCTCCAGCCTCGACCGCGACGAGGTCCTCCAACTGTTCGCGTTGATGCGGCGGTTGAAGGACGAAGGCGTCGCGATCCTGTTCGTCTCGCACTTCCTGGACCAGATCTACGAGGTCTGCGACCGGATGACCGTACTGCGCAACGGCACCCTCGTCGGTGAGCACTTGGTGCGCGACCTCGACCAGGTCGGCCTCGTCCAGCTCATGCTCGGCAAGGCCATGGGCCAGCTGGACGAGCTCCACGAACACCAGCTGCACTCCGACGCGGGCGAGACCCTGCTCGAGGCGGACGGCCTCGGCCGGACCGGGGGCATCGCCCCGTTCGACATGGAGATCAAGAAGGGCGAGGTGATCGGGCTCGCCGGCCTGCTCGGATCGGGCCGGACCGAACTCGCCCGGCTGCTCTTCGGCGCCGACCAGCCGGACACCGGCAAGGTGTCCATCGGTGGCAAGCAGGTCTCGATGAGCGCCCCGAACGACGCGATCAACGCCGGTGTCGCCTTCTGCTCCGAGAACCGCAAGAGCGAGGGCCTGGTGCCCGATCTGACGGTGCGGGAGAACATCATCCTGGCCCTCCAGGCCGCGCGCGGCTGGACCCGGCCCATCCCGGTCGCCCAGCGCGACGAACTCGTCGCCAAGTACATCAAGGCGCTGGACATCCGCCCCGCCAACCCCGAGGCCAGGGTGGGCCAGCTCAGCGGCGGCAACCAGCAGAAGGTGCTGCTGGCCCGCTGGCTGATCACCCAGCCGAAGCTGCTGATCCTGGACGAGCCGACGCGCGGCATCGACATCGGAGCCAAGGCCGAGATCCAGAAGCTCGTCGTATCGCTCTCCGAGGACGGCATGTCGGTGCTGTACATCGCGGCCGAGCTGGAGGAGGTACTCCGGCTCAGTCACACCATCGGAGTGCTGCGCGACCGCCGGCTGGTGGCGCAGATCGCCAACGGGCCCGAGATCACCACCAGCCGGATCCTGGAGACCATCGCGAGCGGAGAGCACCAGTGA
- a CDS encoding serine hydrolase domain-containing protein encodes MTRLTGTTREIHGTVADGFEAVREAFAAFVAEERPDYEGQLCAHVHGRRVVDLWVPGDGAGPDSLYGVYSSTKGAAHLVVALLVQEGTLELDRKVTYYWPEFAAEGKGALTLRELLAHRAGVIGTDSGFSPQELADDRQIAERLADQRPFWRPGTAFGYHGLVLGALTGEVVRRATGRTLQEVYEERVRVPYGLDFFLGLPAAHEPRFRTAQPMAPTAEQRALLDSLPGGPHTLAAVAFNRHTAEPTDLELLPNDPLIRAKGPASVGGVASARGLAGLYAAAISEVGGKAPLLKEDTAAEFGQLHSVGYDVVARSHKSYGLGFQATADTWHPFLGAGAFGHSGAGGCQAFADPRSGLAYGYTRRRFAFPGGSAPENDRLAAAVHGAALSAG; translated from the coding sequence ATGACTCGATTGACTGGGACGACGAGGGAGATCCACGGCACTGTCGCCGACGGATTCGAAGCGGTGCGGGAGGCGTTCGCCGCGTTCGTGGCGGAGGAACGGCCCGACTACGAGGGCCAGTTGTGCGCCCATGTGCACGGTCGGCGGGTGGTCGACCTGTGGGTGCCCGGCGACGGCGCCGGCCCCGACTCGCTCTACGGCGTCTACTCCTCGACCAAGGGCGCCGCCCACCTGGTGGTCGCGCTCCTCGTCCAGGAGGGCACCCTGGAGCTGGACCGGAAAGTCACCTACTACTGGCCTGAGTTCGCGGCCGAGGGCAAGGGCGCGCTGACCCTGCGCGAGCTGCTCGCCCACCGGGCCGGGGTGATCGGCACGGACAGCGGGTTCTCGCCGCAGGAGCTGGCCGACGACCGGCAGATCGCCGAACGCCTCGCCGACCAGCGGCCGTTCTGGCGACCGGGCACCGCCTTCGGCTACCACGGGCTGGTCCTCGGGGCGCTCACCGGCGAGGTCGTACGGCGGGCCACGGGCCGTACGCTCCAGGAGGTGTACGAGGAGCGGGTGCGCGTCCCGTACGGGCTGGACTTCTTCCTGGGGCTGCCCGCGGCGCACGAGCCTCGGTTCCGCACCGCGCAGCCGATGGCGCCGACCGCCGAGCAGCGGGCGCTGCTGGACTCCCTGCCGGGCGGGCCGCACACGCTCGCCGCCGTCGCCTTCAACCGGCACACCGCCGAGCCGACCGATCTGGAACTCCTGCCGAACGATCCCCTGATCCGGGCCAAGGGGCCGGCCTCGGTGGGCGGGGTGGCCTCGGCGCGCGGACTGGCCGGGCTGTACGCGGCGGCGATCAGCGAGGTCGGCGGGAAGGCGCCGCTGCTGAAGGAGGACACGGCGGCGGAGTTCGGGCAGCTGCACTCGGTGGGCTACGACGTGGTGGCGCGCTCGCACAAGTCGTACGGGCTGGGCTTCCAGGCGACCGCCGACACCTGGCACCCGTTCCTCGGCGCCGGGGCGTTCGGGCACAGCGGGGCGGGCGGCTGCCAGGCGTTCGCGGATCCGCGCAGCGGGCTCGCCTACGGCTACACACGGCGCCGGTTCGCCTTCCCGGGCGGGTCCGCGCCGGAGAACGACCGGCTGGCGGCGGCGGTGCACGGCGCGGCCCTGTCCGCCGGCTGA
- a CDS encoding GntR family transcriptional regulator, producing the protein MGASGWVSTSLPYLTPRGTGQGDAWAAEAAAAGRRGSQRILHAGEVPAPADVAALLGVPEGEPVVVRRRLILLDEEPSELTDSYYPTAIAGGTRLAGTAKIPGGALTLLAELGHIGVLVREDVTAGMPDEEERQALRTTPDEPVLRLVRLTLDHADRPIQVDRMVMPALRQRLRYQIRIG; encoded by the coding sequence GTGGGTGCGAGCGGATGGGTCAGCACATCGTTGCCGTATCTGACGCCACGGGGCACCGGGCAGGGCGACGCCTGGGCGGCCGAGGCCGCGGCGGCGGGGCGGCGCGGCAGCCAGCGCATCCTGCACGCCGGTGAGGTGCCCGCTCCCGCCGACGTGGCGGCGCTGCTCGGCGTCCCCGAGGGCGAGCCGGTCGTCGTACGCCGGCGGCTGATCCTCCTCGACGAGGAGCCCAGCGAGCTGACCGACTCGTACTACCCGACGGCCATAGCCGGAGGCACCCGGCTCGCCGGGACCGCCAAGATCCCCGGCGGAGCCCTCACCCTGCTCGCCGAGCTCGGTCACATCGGCGTCCTCGTGCGGGAGGACGTGACGGCCGGGATGCCGGACGAGGAGGAGCGCCAGGCCCTGCGGACCACCCCTGACGAACCGGTCCTGCGGCTCGTCCGGCTCACGCTGGACCACGCCGACCGGCCGATCCAGGTCGACCGTATGGTGATGCCTGCCCTACGGCAGAGGCTGCGCTACCAGATCAGGATCGGATGA
- a CDS encoding ABC transporter permease: MTTSSTTSSRWRALTHHHLFWPVAVLVLLLLVNVPFTPDFFSIKMADGHLYGSLVSIVLFGSPLILVAVGMTLVIATGGIDLSVGAVVAITGALACSYISDQSDQGALSGVLLAMGLGLLAAVVCGLWNGFLVARMGIQPIIATLIIMVAGRGVAQLITDGQIITINSEPYKLIGGGYWLTLPFSIFVVAVVVAVTVVLTRRTALGLLVEAVGGNAEASRLVGIRSRRIKIMVYAFCALCAGIAGLMISSNTSAADGNNAGLWIELDAILAVVIGGTSLLGGRFSVGGTVVGALVIQTLTTTIYTIGVPTQTNLVFKAAVVIVVCLLQSPKFRAKVFGARFGAGSGAKGSGKTAAAPADPAAASEAAPKMEVS, encoded by the coding sequence GTGACCACCTCTTCGACCACCTCTTCCCGGTGGCGAGCGCTGACCCACCACCACCTGTTCTGGCCGGTGGCGGTCCTGGTCCTCCTGCTGCTCGTCAACGTTCCCTTCACCCCCGACTTCTTCTCGATCAAGATGGCGGACGGCCACCTCTACGGCAGCCTCGTCTCGATCGTGCTGTTCGGATCGCCCCTCATCCTGGTGGCGGTCGGCATGACCCTGGTCATCGCCACCGGCGGCATCGACCTCTCCGTCGGCGCCGTGGTCGCCATCACCGGAGCACTGGCCTGCTCGTACATCAGCGACCAGTCCGACCAGGGCGCCCTGTCCGGGGTGCTGCTCGCCATGGGCCTGGGCCTGCTGGCCGCGGTCGTCTGCGGACTGTGGAACGGCTTCCTGGTCGCCAGGATGGGTATCCAGCCGATCATCGCGACCCTGATCATCATGGTCGCCGGGCGCGGTGTCGCCCAGCTGATCACCGACGGCCAGATCATCACCATCAACAGCGAGCCGTACAAGCTGATCGGCGGCGGCTACTGGCTGACCCTGCCGTTCTCCATCTTCGTGGTGGCCGTGGTCGTGGCCGTCACCGTGGTGCTGACCCGCCGTACGGCGCTCGGCCTGCTGGTCGAGGCGGTCGGCGGCAACGCCGAGGCAAGCCGTCTGGTGGGCATCAGGTCCCGGCGCATCAAGATCATGGTGTACGCGTTCTGCGCGCTCTGCGCGGGCATCGCCGGCCTGATGATCAGCTCCAACACCTCGGCCGCGGACGGCAACAACGCCGGCCTGTGGATCGAACTCGACGCGATCCTCGCCGTGGTGATCGGCGGCACCTCGCTCCTGGGCGGCCGGTTCTCCGTCGGCGGCACGGTGGTCGGAGCCCTCGTCATCCAGACCCTGACCACCACGATCTACACCATCGGCGTGCCGACCCAGACCAACCTGGTCTTCAAGGCCGCCGTCGTCATCGTCGTCTGCCTGCTCCAGTCCCCGAAGTTCCGCGCCAAGGTGTTCGGCGCCAGGTTCGGCGCCGGATCCGGGGCGAAGGGAAGCGGCAAGACGGCCGCGGCCCCGGCGGACCCCGCCGCGGCGTCCGAGGCCGCCCCCAAGATGGAGGTGTCGTGA
- the yjfF gene encoding galactofuranose ABC transporter, permease protein YjfF, whose product MSATTQSPTASDSRTPSKAARLLGDRRLPVAVTALLFLLMYGVGLSRYQNYGFGEPQVFLNLFIDNGYLLVAAVGVTFVILSGGIDLSVGSMIGFTTMFTAWLVERQGLPIVVVIPMALAVGAFGGFLMGYVIHNFEIQPFIVTLAGLFLFRGLCLVISKESISISDSSVSSMAQAQVSLGMGFLSIGAIVSLVVLAVAFYVLHYTRFGRRVYAIGGNEQSAMLMGLPQGGTKIAVYTVSGFCSALAGLLFTLYIQSGDPLHATGMELDAIAAVVIGGTLLTGGSGYVLGTLFGVLVLGLIKSIIQFEGTLSSWWTKIATGVLLCAFILVQRFMTTRKKT is encoded by the coding sequence ATGAGCGCGACCACCCAGAGCCCCACGGCCTCCGACAGCCGTACCCCGTCCAAGGCCGCGCGTCTGCTCGGCGACCGGCGTCTGCCCGTCGCGGTGACGGCCCTGCTCTTCCTGCTGATGTACGGCGTGGGCCTGAGCCGGTACCAGAACTACGGGTTCGGCGAGCCGCAGGTCTTCCTGAACCTGTTCATCGACAACGGCTATCTGCTGGTCGCCGCGGTCGGAGTCACCTTCGTCATCCTGTCCGGCGGCATCGACCTGTCCGTCGGCTCGATGATCGGCTTCACGACGATGTTCACGGCCTGGCTGGTGGAGCGCCAGGGGCTGCCGATCGTGGTCGTGATACCCATGGCGCTGGCCGTGGGCGCCTTCGGCGGCTTCCTGATGGGCTATGTGATCCACAACTTCGAGATCCAGCCGTTCATCGTGACCCTCGCCGGCCTCTTCCTCTTCCGCGGCCTGTGCCTGGTCATCAGCAAGGAGTCGATCTCCATCAGCGACTCCTCGGTGAGCAGCATGGCCCAGGCGCAGGTGTCGCTGGGGATGGGCTTCCTCTCGATCGGCGCGATCGTCTCGCTGGTCGTCCTCGCCGTGGCGTTCTACGTCCTGCACTACACCCGCTTCGGGCGCCGGGTGTACGCCATCGGCGGCAACGAACAGTCGGCCATGCTGATGGGTCTCCCGCAGGGCGGCACGAAGATCGCCGTGTACACCGTGAGCGGGTTCTGCTCGGCGCTGGCCGGACTGCTCTTCACCCTGTACATCCAGTCCGGTGACCCGCTGCACGCGACCGGCATGGAACTCGACGCGATCGCCGCGGTGGTCATCGGCGGCACGCTGCTGACGGGTGGCTCCGGATATGTGCTGGGCACCCTGTTCGGTGTGCTGGTGCTGGGCCTGATCAAGAGCATCATCCAGTTCGAGGGCACCCTCAGCTCCTGGTGGACGAAGATCGCCACCGGTGTGCTGCTGTGCGCGTTCATCCTGGTCCAGCGCTTCATGACGACCCGCAAGAAGACCTGA
- a CDS encoding GntR family transcriptional regulator, with amino-acid sequence MTVPKADPEAVDRRSLHERIAADLRDDIMSGELAPGANLPTTAQLKARFEASSATVQKALQLLKDERLVVGRAGAAVTVREHRQRTVRPAALMRPGSPGAPYRWLAEAAKHGRHARIQLLDVAESHPPADVRTALDLPADGIALLRGQILLVDDEPAELVESYYPLDIARDTPLAERRRIRGGTPALLTGLGHPPRRSTDRVSARVPTQAQYHALRLTSGMPVLRTLRVIHSDGDRPVEVTVMVKAGHLYELQYEFTGEEEEGT; translated from the coding sequence ATGACCGTGCCCAAGGCAGACCCGGAAGCCGTCGACCGCCGCTCCCTGCACGAGCGGATCGCGGCCGATCTGCGCGACGACATCATGAGCGGAGAGCTCGCCCCCGGCGCCAACCTGCCCACCACCGCCCAGCTCAAGGCGCGCTTCGAGGCGTCGAGCGCCACGGTCCAGAAGGCCCTCCAGCTCCTCAAGGACGAACGCCTGGTGGTCGGCAGGGCGGGCGCCGCCGTCACCGTCCGCGAGCACCGCCAGCGCACCGTCCGGCCCGCCGCGCTCATGAGGCCGGGCAGTCCCGGAGCGCCCTACCGCTGGCTCGCCGAGGCGGCCAAACACGGCAGACACGCCCGCATACAGCTTCTCGACGTGGCCGAGAGCCACCCGCCCGCCGACGTGCGCACCGCCCTCGACCTCCCGGCGGACGGCATCGCGCTGCTCCGCGGCCAGATACTCCTCGTCGACGACGAGCCCGCCGAACTCGTCGAGTCCTACTATCCGCTGGACATCGCCCGGGACACCCCCCTGGCCGAGCGCCGCAGGATCAGGGGCGGCACCCCCGCCCTGCTGACCGGACTCGGCCACCCGCCCCGCCGCAGCACGGACCGGGTCTCCGCCCGGGTCCCCACCCAGGCCCAGTACCATGCCCTCCGCCTCACCAGTGGTATGCCGGTCCTGCGCACCCTGCGCGTGATCCACAGCGACGGCGACCGCCCCGTCGAGGTCACCGTGATGGTGAAGGCGGGCCATCTCTACGAATTGCAGTACGAGTTCACGGGGGAAGAGGAGGAAGGAACATGA
- a CDS encoding NADP-dependent oxidoreductase, with the protein MTESALPTTSREWRLLSRPVGWPKPEDFELAEAEIRQPGPGEVLVRNAYVSVDPYMRGRMSAAKSYVAPFELGKAMQGGAVGEVVASAAEGVSVGDHVLHFGGWREYATFDAKQAVKVDPEAAPLSTYLGVLGMTGLTAYAGLLRTGSFKEGDSVFVSGAAGAVGSQVGQIARLKGASRVIGSAGSDEKVKLLVEEYGFDAAFNYKNGSVAAQLREAAPDGVDVYFDNVGGDHLEAAIGSLNEKGRIVICGMISVYNNTEAAPGPKNLARLIATRGRIEGFLVGDHYDLQQEFVQEVGGWVRSGELKYRETVVEGIENNLEAFLGVLRGDNTGKMIVKL; encoded by the coding sequence ATGACCGAGTCGGCCCTCCCCACCACGAGCCGCGAATGGCGTCTGCTCAGCCGCCCCGTCGGCTGGCCGAAGCCCGAGGACTTCGAGCTGGCCGAGGCGGAGATCCGGCAGCCCGGCCCGGGTGAGGTGCTGGTGCGCAACGCCTACGTCTCCGTCGACCCCTACATGCGCGGCCGGATGAGCGCGGCCAAGTCGTACGTGGCCCCCTTCGAGCTGGGCAAGGCCATGCAGGGCGGGGCGGTCGGCGAGGTCGTCGCCTCCGCCGCCGAGGGCGTCTCCGTCGGCGATCACGTCCTGCACTTCGGCGGCTGGCGCGAGTACGCCACCTTCGACGCCAAGCAGGCCGTCAAGGTCGACCCCGAGGCCGCGCCCCTCTCCACCTACCTCGGCGTCCTCGGGATGACCGGTCTCACCGCCTACGCGGGCCTTCTGCGCACCGGCTCCTTCAAGGAGGGCGACTCCGTCTTCGTGTCCGGCGCGGCCGGCGCCGTCGGCAGCCAGGTCGGCCAGATCGCCAGGCTGAAGGGCGCCTCCCGGGTCATCGGCTCGGCCGGCTCCGACGAGAAGGTCAAGCTGCTCGTCGAGGAGTACGGCTTCGACGCCGCCTTCAACTACAAGAACGGCTCGGTCGCCGCGCAGCTCCGCGAGGCCGCTCCCGACGGTGTCGACGTCTACTTCGACAACGTCGGCGGCGACCACCTCGAGGCGGCCATCGGCTCGCTCAACGAGAAGGGCCGCATCGTGATCTGCGGCATGATCTCCGTCTACAACAACACCGAGGCCGCTCCCGGCCCGAAGAACCTCGCCCGCCTCATCGCGACCCGTGGCCGTATCGAGGGCTTCCTGGTCGGCGACCACTACGACCTCCAGCAGGAGTTCGTCCAGGAGGTCGGAGGCTGGGTCCGCTCCGGCGAGCTGAAGTACCGCGAGACGGTCGTCGAGGGCATCGAGAACAACCTGGAGGCGTTCCTCGGGGTGCTGCGCGGCGACAACACCGGAAAGATGATCGTCAAGCTCTGA
- a CDS encoding ABC transporter substrate-binding protein produces MLSRRNFLTAAVGVAAAGGLAACAKEDDSASSSSSGDGGKAITLGFSQVGSESGWRSANTDSVKAAAKEAGYTLKFSDAQQKQENQISAIRSYITQGVDVIAFSPVVVTGWDAVLKEAKAKKIPVVLTDRSVETSDESLYVTLVGSDFTDEGRRAAKILEKVIAKAGLKGAVKIAQLEGTTGAAPAIERAKGFKEVMDADHKDDWKVVVSQTGDFTRAGGKQVMAAFLQSNPDINVLFAHNDDMAIGAIQSIEAAGKKPGKDILIVSIDGVKDGFVAMSEGKINAIVECNPLLGPQLMDVVKKVKDGETVERWIKTEEGDFMQDQAAAALPSRKY; encoded by the coding sequence ATGCTCAGCAGAAGGAACTTCCTCACCGCGGCGGTCGGCGTGGCGGCGGCGGGTGGCCTGGCGGCCTGTGCCAAGGAGGACGACAGCGCGTCCAGCAGCTCCTCCGGGGACGGCGGCAAGGCGATCACGCTCGGCTTCTCCCAGGTCGGCTCGGAGAGCGGCTGGCGCAGCGCCAACACGGACTCGGTGAAGGCGGCGGCCAAGGAGGCGGGTTACACCCTCAAGTTCTCCGACGCCCAGCAGAAGCAGGAGAACCAGATCTCCGCGATCCGCAGCTACATCACCCAGGGGGTCGACGTCATCGCCTTCTCGCCGGTGGTCGTCACCGGCTGGGACGCGGTGCTGAAGGAGGCCAAGGCCAAGAAGATCCCGGTGGTCCTCACCGACCGCTCCGTCGAGACCTCCGACGAGTCCCTGTACGTGACCCTGGTCGGCTCCGACTTCACCGACGAGGGCCGCCGCGCCGCCAAGATCCTCGAGAAGGTCATCGCGAAGGCCGGCCTCAAGGGCGCGGTGAAGATCGCCCAGCTGGAGGGCACCACCGGCGCCGCCCCGGCGATCGAGCGCGCCAAGGGCTTCAAGGAGGTCATGGACGCGGACCACAAGGACGACTGGAAGGTCGTCGTCAGCCAGACCGGTGACTTCACCCGCGCCGGCGGCAAGCAGGTCATGGCGGCCTTCCTCCAGTCCAACCCGGACATCAACGTCCTCTTCGCGCACAACGACGACATGGCCATCGGTGCCATCCAGTCCATCGAGGCGGCCGGCAAGAAGCCCGGCAAGGACATCCTGATCGTCTCGATCGACGGCGTGAAGGACGGCTTCGTGGCCATGTCCGAGGGCAAGATCAACGCCATCGTCGAGTGCAACCCGCTCCTCGGCCCGCAGCTCATGGACGTCGTCAAGAAGGTCAAGGACGGCGAGACGGTCGAGCGCTGGATCAAGACCGAGGAGGGCGACTTCATGCAGGACCAGGCCGCGGCCGCGCTCCCGAGCCGCAAGTACTGA
- a CDS encoding MarR family winged helix-turn-helix transcriptional regulator, giving the protein MPTPHPAPLPDALTMEVVGLIGEVVARYYEDYEEAAAGHALTGAQARLLSLLSLEPLPMRKLAQKLKCEPSNVTGIVDRLESRGLVERRPDPADRRVKLAAATTEGRKIAKGLRESLRFAREPLAGLAEEERVVLRGLLRRMLGTEDGAA; this is encoded by the coding sequence ATGCCCACCCCACATCCGGCCCCTCTCCCCGATGCCCTGACCATGGAGGTCGTCGGCCTGATCGGCGAGGTCGTGGCCCGCTACTACGAGGACTACGAGGAAGCCGCGGCAGGTCACGCCCTCACCGGCGCGCAGGCCCGGCTGCTGAGCCTGCTCTCGCTGGAGCCGCTGCCGATGCGGAAGCTGGCGCAGAAACTGAAGTGCGAGCCGTCCAACGTGACCGGCATCGTCGACCGACTGGAGTCCCGCGGTCTGGTCGAGCGGCGTCCCGATCCGGCCGACCGCCGGGTGAAGCTGGCGGCGGCCACGACCGAGGGCCGGAAGATCGCCAAGGGGCTGCGCGAGTCGCTGCGGTTCGCCCGGGAGCCGCTGGCGGGGCTGGCGGAGGAGGAGCGGGTGGTGCTGCGGGGACTCCTGCGGCGCATGCTGGGCACGGAGGACGGCGCGGCCTGA
- a CDS encoding ATP-binding protein, protein MPLSRQRRFPRSRASVRAARIFVHQVLSDWDRVDRLDDIELCVSELATNALLHGVPPGRQYCVTLTLDGPLVRLAVRDTGDHPVPACPPTPDACSGRGLFLARELADDLGITEHPVGKTVWVTFKTEYRPGTP, encoded by the coding sequence GTGCCCCTGTCACGGCAACGTCGTTTCCCCCGCTCGCGCGCGTCCGTGCGAGCCGCCCGGATCTTCGTCCACCAGGTGCTGAGCGACTGGGACCGCGTCGACCGGCTGGACGACATAGAGCTGTGTGTGTCGGAACTCGCCACCAACGCCCTGCTGCACGGGGTGCCCCCCGGCAGGCAGTACTGCGTGACCCTCACCCTCGACGGCCCCCTGGTCCGCCTCGCCGTACGCGACACCGGTGACCATCCCGTGCCCGCGTGCCCGCCGACCCCCGACGCCTGCTCGGGCCGGGGCCTCTTCCTGGCCCGAGAACTGGCGGACGACCTGGGCATCACCGAACATCCCGTCGGCAAGACGGTGTGGGTGACCTTCAAGACGGAGTACCGGCCCGGCACACCCTGA
- a CDS encoding EI24 domain-containing protein, with protein MRDLGVGFTYLLKGQRWVARHGKQYGFGLVPGLITLVLYAAALVSLAVWGEDFVGWSTPFADDWTSPWRGLFRGFLVVVLFALGLLLAVLTFTAVTLLIGQPFYESLSEKVDRDVSPDGTAPESGLSLWRELWISARDSLRILGRALLWAVLLFALGFIPVVGQTVVPVIGFFVTGFFLTEELVSVALQRRGVDLRARLALLRSRKTLVWGFGTPLGLAFLVPVVAVFLMPGAVAGATLLARELLGEEISEGDGADGADTPKEENATS; from the coding sequence ATGCGCGATCTTGGGGTGGGGTTCACGTACCTCCTGAAGGGCCAGCGGTGGGTGGCCCGGCACGGCAAGCAGTACGGGTTCGGGCTCGTTCCCGGCCTGATCACCCTTGTCCTCTACGCGGCGGCCCTGGTGTCGCTCGCGGTGTGGGGCGAGGACTTCGTCGGGTGGTCGACGCCGTTCGCCGACGACTGGACGAGCCCCTGGCGCGGACTGTTCCGCGGCTTCCTCGTCGTCGTGCTGTTCGCTCTCGGCCTGCTGCTCGCCGTCCTCACCTTCACCGCGGTCACCCTGCTCATCGGGCAGCCGTTCTACGAGAGCCTCTCCGAGAAGGTCGACCGGGACGTCTCGCCCGACGGCACGGCCCCCGAGTCCGGGCTGTCGCTCTGGCGCGAACTGTGGATCTCCGCCCGCGACAGCCTCCGCATCCTCGGCCGCGCGCTGCTGTGGGCTGTGCTGCTGTTCGCCCTCGGGTTCATCCCGGTCGTCGGGCAGACGGTGGTCCCGGTGATCGGTTTCTTCGTCACCGGCTTCTTCCTCACCGAGGAACTCGTCTCCGTCGCCCTCCAGCGCAGGGGCGTCGACCTACGGGCCCGGCTCGCCCTGCTCCGCTCCCGCAAGACCCTGGTCTGGGGCTTCGGCACCCCCCTGGGGCTGGCCTTCCTGGTGCCGGTCGTCGCGGTGTTCCTGATGCCGGGCGCGGTCGCGGGCGCCACCCTGCTGGCCCGTGAGCTGCTCGGCGAGGAGATCTCCGAGGGTGACGGGGCCGACGGGGCCGACACCCCGAAAGAGGAGAACGCCACCTCATGA